tgacaataaaaaaatctgtctcacacagacaagtctctcaaaggatcaatttgtttcccacagataaacctctaaaagttttgttccgtcttttgataacaaggtgaagaggaaccaattgataatccggtcttatattcccgaagaacagcctatattaatcaatcacctcacaacaatcttaatcgtatggtagcgaaacaagatgttgtggaatcacaaacgatgagacgaagacgtttgtgattaatttttatatcttgcctatcggagatatcaatctcaagccaatcaatctgattgtactcgtacgatagaatatgcaagatcagatcacaccactacgataaaagtagtatcggtctggcttaacaatcccaatgaagtctttcagtcgttaacccggtttgagaaaagaaaaccaaaggttaaaggagaatcgactctagtatgcaaactagtatcacacataaggtgtggggattagttttgcacaatactagatgtctcctttatacagtctttgaaatcagggtttgcaatcaatgttagcttagtaacaaagcattcaatatttaccgttagatgaaaacctgatttatattcaagctaatatttctcaaccgttagatcgaaaacttagcttgttacacatacttgacaatgcacacttctaggttttttaaccgtacccaaacgtatgcacttgttggttcaacaatagttaaccaaaaggttagccatatgagcatttcatatcaaccatgttcttcttcaccataactagttcaaatgactcaaatgagttagagagttgttcaattgcaaggaaatattatgtactacacaagacacaattgaagaaaagatgatttgattcactcgaatcggttcatgaacttttatagccacggtttgcaaacttcattccttagtctttataagtttaagttcagaaatcatcttcagatatataacctttctcaagttcgcagactaggttcgcggaattaagcaaccggtagagtttacaaactccagtagaaaatctcggaaaaGATCTTCCgcaggttcgcggactgggttcgcggacgcagctagttcgtcaactccagcagaatttctcgggatgagaagttcggcagttcgcggactgagttcgcggacttggatcacgccattttccggtttctcttgattaacaaagttcgcaaactttggttcaaggaatacgacttatacataaatgtgtttccacaacaatatttatgtacaccattggttatgtaatctaaactctcatttcaatcattgaaacattcttagaggacgttatatagttgttacaccatttctcgtcaaagcaattttcgaagtgattgaaaaatatcatgactttcgtcactaggtaaagataaacttgatcgaagcgaaaagcttaccaacacatatttcgagatatagataggcgaggtatactcagctcgaaataccaaatttgtataatccaagtctatatatatatcatacgacttcttgtctcaaagagtaggagatagagtagatacacttttgagtgacagataagttcaagtctccacatacctttttgtcgagaagttccaccggttccttgagtagttcttcttcttgtatgatgaatctccatgaagtccttgagatcaaatacactttctatcctagtccgagacttatctataatagactagaattaagacatagttttgatcactaatattgacaaacatgcttgagatagaaaagcattcgagttcgactgagcaattctctaataatcttcccctttgtcaattttagtgacaaaactatcaatacatatggaatacaaaaaaagataaagatactttagtatctcctattccacatgtctaatcttcaacattcctagaaatcttcgtcacttccaagtgctccaatgatcccaaaggttgtaagtttagtatcaccgttgttgaagatccgtagctataacaatgcgaaagcatcggtctcgatcattgttatacagtgtcatagtattattacacagtgtcaaagtccaattatatcacaacttcaacaataatactatggtgatatgtatcactccccctttttcaatactccatctcccatggaaaccactcccccttacacaatgatccgaaaaccatatgtatttgtagtgtgaactacatattaattctcccccctttttgtcaataaaattgggaaaggtacaagaacgggatcataatgaaatttctgtaagagatatttcatgactaaaagaaaatacataccatcttatttggatgcaatcatatagccgaagccaatagcattcatcaaggagtttaaagatacaagataacccctctaatattccacaactgcattcccctcaagatattaccattaagcacaagttcaaaagaactctcccccattttatatcattctcgaaagaacaacaagagcgaccttaatttcaaaagaaaagaaggattttattggacaccaaaaaccatgagaatgattttctatatccgaaaaacacaatcaaattaatcacaagtaaacccatgattaatttaatcgtaatactcaatcaaattaaacataaaaagtgatcaacttaattgattatgctcgacataagagaacttaaggagcatacgactaacataaccattagaaaatgagtaggatagtcgttcatatactcaacataagagaaatcttacggagtatgaagatactcaactagattaattacatgagaacccataattaatctaattggaatacacaaccaaactaattaccaaagtaataaattcaattgtcatttgttttgctcaacataaaaagacttatggagcaataactaaataaccagacaagatgattaacttagtttaatatgctcaacataaagtaccttacggaacaaccaacaaagctaatcaaaaattaatcaacttggttgtatcgtgctcaacataagagacattatggagcctcacagtaatacataaaatatggatcagggatgaccaatactgcggaatacacaacgattcattctattttcaatcaCTATTCTCATAATGATATTAGTaggcataatccttgaaaacaaaagattttaacctatcttccatcaaagaattgacaatataggcttaaattttgtatttgtcaaaagtctattcattcttttaccagtacgagAATAtagatcacaaacgactttacttttgacaatatatgggaccttcaagttcacggacgcaaacatacatgtcccataacaagttgcaatataacaaatcacaaagattaatactgcaaaaacatcatcctccaaatatttttagaatctaaataccaaataaacctaaaaaacaagaagatgaaaaataatagctatgtgtagtcacaatcattgctattcaagcactagttattcttccaactaaaccaaaaagaagacatactaggcaacaattgaatcagatttctttgaccacttcatacctttgaaacggACCATGAAAGTAAGTAtcgctgatatccttgatcttcttgACTGTCGAAACACCAGGTTCAAGAGTtaaaacattagtttttcggtcaacaatgcgagcaagatgtctagctttggcgcagtcaaggataactttcttctgattcctgattaaTATATTCTGATTACCAAGGATTTtttcctgtccatcaataagctggtttatctgcaattgaaggttagcaagttcgttcttgacCTCACTTTGaaagagaattaaatccttgacagattctccaatccaagagttatattcttttctttcgagcatcttcttcagaacaaaATCTTGAGCTGGATCACATCCTTTTAGGTCTTCTTCCATTGTAGGGTTTACTTCTTCTTTAGGAAGAGTTTCCATAGACATCCTTTTCGAAGATTAAGAACacatatatgagatatatatatatatatatattaagtaGTATACCCTAGATAGAAACCCTGGACGTCCGTGGGCTAACCCGAACGTATGAACAAGAAGAATGGACCAAACAGGGAAAACtacacattgtgatatttccaaTACTTATGAACAAGTTAGAAGAGTCACAATGAAGAAATACTAAAACTCACAAAGAAGCTATCAATCAGACACATAAAAAAACAactaaatacttgagcatctctcaatcatcatccttgtatctctcaagttagatacgagAATGGAACTTTTTACTACTAGGTAGcatagggagacatagtctcaccataggtattgAGAGAATAATTGTGTTTTTCACCTGGATGTCTGACCTCAATATTTCTTATCTTCCCTTGGAtgttttcaaatttagagaaATTTCTCACAGCCCTTCCTGAAAGCTTAGGAGAAgaagctttctgattactgagtctaggacctctagaaatcggttctagaggattttccgaaatgggtctccatactctagacttagatttaccagagttgtgCTTATAAGCATAGGACATGCTTTCATTAGCAACACGAGAATTTGTATCACTAGAATGCACAaaggtcctgtaatgatttctagggaagAGATCATTCTTGTAAGTTGTCTGGTTTCCCGTGGAATAAGATTCACTgctgtagtcgactgactattaaccccattgacagtggaaagaagcaaattacgaagtttagaaatttgtttcttcctggcaaaacaacggataacatagtgatttctTTTTCCACAGAAgatacaggttcgtggagaagacgcaacaaaaggcatctgttttaactttacagccaggtgagaagattgtaagttataaaaacttttctcgacacaatcttctttttaAGGATATTTtttcatgtactgtatgtcaagaggaacagaagaatttttccttaagacaaagttttccttttccaaggttatACACTGTTCATGagctagtgaaagtgatgcttctaACTTCTcgttttcaacacgaagtctgttaagatcagatgaatgcgtcttgatcaaacgtttttcctCTAATCGAGCCTTCTTTGATAACCTTTTcgagatcacaaatcttttcacgttgtagattattctcttgaagaagtttttcaatatcctttgataaagactcaataatgttatagagtacacgttctcgatcaatagacttttcaaattcatcgatgagttgattatgattctaaagatcaacaaactcagtagaattttttgcgattctggtgagcttcatttcagctttttcTATTATGTCCAGTGTCTCATTGGAagaagagtgatcaacacaagatgagacaatcttcatacctcgggattcggaagaatcaactaatgagcaatcctttgaggtattttcgAGACAGCTGACATAGTTGAAAGTTTAGGAGGCATCtaggtatgcgtaagagattcggTCCGcggactcagattgctacaaacacagacttgtaaggtcctgaacgtgtttgcctgctatgataccaattgaaaaagcgggggtctaagaccaccacccaatatttcgcttagaaatctgtatggacaaactcgaatatacttttaagagaataaacaagactcatacatcaacgagtttatatctctctcttgatttgatttactcaagcaacaCTGCgagtaatcaaatacaaggaataacttggatggtaccaaagaccaatatccaaggatcaatcaatgacaatcaacaaccaagggttggattactctaattgatgatctaacgcacaacctgtattatttaaattataaagataaaacaatataatgcggaaattgaaataacacagacaccagaaattttgttaacgaggaaatcgcaaatgcagaaaaacctcgggacctagtccagattaaacacacactgtattaagccgctacagacactagcctaatccaagctaacttcagactggattgtagttgaaccccaatcaatctcccactgatccaaggtacaattatgctcctacgcctctgatcccagcagaatactgtgcacttgattcccttagatgatctcacccataactaagagttgctacgacccaaaatcgcaggctttgacaataaacaaatatgtctcacacagacaagtctatcaaaggatcaatctgtctcccacagataaaccctaaaggttttgttccgtcttttgataataattaaggtgaacaggaaccaattgataatccggtcttatattcccgaagaacagtctagattaatcaatcacctcacaacaatcttaatcgtacggtagcgaaacaagatgttgtggaatcacaaacgatgagacgaagaagtttgtgattactttttatatcttgcttatcggagatatcaatctcaagccaatcaatctgattgtactcgtacgatataatatgcaagatcagatcacacaactacgataaaagtaatatcggtctggcttcacaatcccaatgaagtctttaagtcgttaacccggtttgagaaaagaaaaccagaggttaaaggaaaatcgactctagtatgcaaactagtatcacacgtaaggtgtggggattagttttgcacaatactagatgtctcctttatatagtctttcaaatcagggtttgcaatcaatattagcttagtaacaaagcattcaatattcaccattagatgaaaatcttatttacattcaagctaatatttctcagccgttagatcgaaaacttagcttattatgCACACTTgccaatgcacacttctaggtttgttaaccgtacccaaacgtatgcacttgttggttcaacaatagttaaccaaaaggttagccatatgagcatttcatatcaaccatgttcttcttcaccataactatttcaaatgactcaaatgaactagttagagagttattcaactgcaaggaaatcttatgtactacacaagacacaattgaagcaaagatgatttgattcactcggatcggttcatgaacttttatatccacggtttgcaaacttcattccttagattttaagtttaagttcagaaatcatcttcagatatataagctttctcaagttcgcagactaggtttgcggacttaagaaaccgatAGAGTTTACAATCTCCAtcataaaatctcggcaaagaccttccgccggttcgcggactgggttcgcggacggagctagttcgtcaactctagcagaatttctcgggatgagaagttcggcagttcgcggacttggatcatgccattttccggtttctcttgattaacaaagttggcaaactttggttcaaggaatacgacttatacataaatgtgtttccacaaaaatatttatgtccaccattggttatgtaatctaaactctcatttcaatcattgaaacattcttagaggacgttatatagttgttacaccatttctcgtcaaagcaattttcaaagtgattgaaacatatcatgactttcgtcactaggtaaagataaacttgatcgaagcgaaaatcttaccaacacatatttcgagatatagataggcgaggtatactcagatcgaaataccaaatgtgtataatccaagtctatatatatagcatacgacttcttatctcaaagagtaggagatagagtagatagacttttgagtgacagataagttcaagtcttcacatacctttttgtcgagaagttccaccggttccttgagtagttcttcttcttgtatgatgaatctccatgaagtccttgagctcaactacactttctatcctagtccgagacttagctataatagactagaattaagacttatagttttgatgacTAATATTTACAACCATACttaagatagaaacacatgcgagttcgaccgagcaatgctctaataatctcccccttcaTCAAATTCGAGTTTTTCCTCCAGATACAAACAAAACTGCATTCAAAACACATCAAGGGCACTATGAGTTCATGGTAATGCCCTTTGGTTTAACCAATTCCCCAGCCTCTTTTCAAGCACTCATGAATGATGTTTTTCAGCCTCATTTGAGGAAATTTATATTGGTATTCTTCGACGACATATTGGTATACAACCCTGACATGGAATCCCATTTGGAGCATTTAGAAATTACTCTCAAAACTCTACAACAACATACACTATATGCCAACCCTTAAAAGAATTACTCAAAAAGGATAACTTCCATTGGAATGCTTCTTCTCAAGCTGCATTTGAAGCTCTCAAGCAAGCTGCATTGGATTGCTAGCACTGCCTGACTTCAATTTACCATTTGAAGTCGAGATTGATGCTTGTGATACAGGAGTAGGGGTTGTACTGATGCAGAACAGGAGGCCACTTGATTATTTCACCAAAGGCATGGGCACAAGATTTCTGTCCATGTCCACTtatgagaaggagttacttgcaaTAGTTATGGCAGTTTCAAAGTGGATACCCTACTAGATGGGAAGTCACTTTACTATTTTCACTGACCATCAAAGCCTGGAGTTCTTCATGGAGCAGAGGCTTCACACTATGGTGCAGCAAAAATGGCTTTCCAAGCTGCTAGGCTATGATTATGTTGTTGTTTACAAAATAGGTATTGAGAATAAAGTGGCTGATGCTTTGTCCAGAATTCCTCCCACTTCCTCACCATAATGTCAACTCATTTCTCAGTTTCAATCTACTTGGTTTAATGAAGTGCAAGCTAGATACAACTCAGATAATGTGGCTACTGAATTGATTCCATAGCTGACAATCTCTCCTTCTAGCAGAAGTCCATACACACTTCTACAAGGGATTCTAAGGTATAAGCATAGGGTATACATTGGTTCATATGGGACATTAAGACAGCAAGTGATGGCTGCAGTCCATTCTTCATCTGTAGGGGGAAATTCAGGCAACCAGGCAAGCTACCAAAGGGCAAAGGAGGATTTCCATTGGATAGAAATGAAGAAAGACTTGATACAGTTTATCAAGGAATGTGACATttttcaacaacacaaaatttCACATACTTctcctgggggttttctgcaaCCATTACCAATACCAGCACAAGCATGAAATCATATTTCCATGGACTTTATCACTGGTCTTCCAAAGTCAGAGGCAGAGAAGtcataatggtggtggtggataggTTCACCAAGTACAATCACTTCCTTCCACTCGGCCATCCATCTACAGCTGCATATGTAGCCAAGGTATTTCTTGATAATATTTTTAAACTGCATGGATCGCTTGCTACCATAGTAACAGATATGGACAGTATATTCCTCAACAATTTTTGGCATGAGATATTTACTAGAATGGGTACAACATTACTTATGAGCTCAACTTACCATCCACAAACAGATGGGAAGACTGAGAGAGTCAATGCATGTTTAAAATCTTATTTAAGATGCATGACCAGTTACAGACCTACCAAATTGGTGAGTAGGCTATCATTAGATGAATGGTGGTTTAATTCCACTTATCACACAAGACTTAAGACTACTCTCTTTCAATCTCTTTATGGTTACAGTCCACAACATTTTGTCATCTTCTCTCACCAGCCTCAATGCTTCTGTGGAAAATTTTCTGCAGAAAAGACAAGCTATGGGGGTTATACTCAAATCCACTCTTGAAGAGGCACAAAACAGAATCAAACAACAAGCTGATAAGAATAGGACTGAAAGAGAATTCCAGGTAGGGGAATGGGTTTATTTGAGGTTACAACCTTACAGGCAAACATCTGTGCAACTCAGAAGGAGTCTGAAACTGTCAGCCAAATTCTTTGGTCTCTATCAATTCACTGCAAGAATGGGGAAGGTAGCCTACAAGATCTATTTACCTTTTACTTCAAAAATTCATCCAGTGTTCCATGTATCACAGTTGAAGCCAAAGCTGGGAGAAGTGTTACTTCCACAGACCACACTGCCATCATTAGATTCCAACGGATATATGAAGGTCACCCCACTCCAAGTTTTGTCTACTAGAAATGTGAAGAAACATCAAGAACTTTTGGAGCAGGTTTTGGTGCAATGGGCACACTCAACAGCTGCTGATGCCACTTGGGAAGACAAGGCTTCTAtcagaaagcagtttccaaagaTGATTCTTGAGGAAAAGAATCATATTGAGTAGTGGGTATTTGTCATAAACCCAATTTGTTATAATCCCATATAAACCCATGACTCTTGTTAGTCGGGCGCCCTTATCCTAACTGGGGTGCATTAATCTTAGTCATGTGGTATGTGTGACAAAGAGAGTGGTATATGTATCCTGTCTCCCATTGGGTAACGACAAAAAATGAATTAACCAATTACTTCCTTTATCAAATATCTCTCTTCTTATCCCTTCTTTTGTGTTCttcctctctttttcttctagATCTCATCTCAATTCGTCTATTTCACTtcctttgtagtgtagatcactacaaaaaCTTTGTAGTGTAGATGACTCTTGTTAGTCGGGCGCCCTTATCCTAACTGGGGTGTATTAATCTTAGTCATGTGGTAGGTGTGACAAAGAGAGTGGTATATGTAGCCTGTCTCCCATTGGGTAACGACAAAAAACGAATTAACCAATTACTTCCTTTATCAAATATCTCTCTTCTTATCCCTTCTTCTGTGTTCttcctctctttttcttctagATCTCATCTCAATTCGTCTATTTCACTtcctttgtagtgtagatcactacaaattGGTATCAGGAGCATCTCGAACTTGGACCTGTTATGGCTAACAAAGCTGCTGTTGAAGAACTTACATGGAAAATCGATGAGCTTGCTAGGGATCAGGCAGATTCTAATAAGAAGATGTATGAGCTTACCAAGTCTCAGAGTGATTCTCCAGTTAAATACGATGCAGTTTCGAAATCGGTTGCTGAAATAAAAGAAGCTCAGGGTAGACCAACGGCGGAATTCATGAGTGTAATTAATGCTGCTTTTGAATCTCAGATGGACCGTTACATTGAGCTTCAGGTGGAAGGATCTCAAATCGAGACAATCATCTTGGAAATAACAACAAAATTTTGGGTTCTGCACCAAACGGAAACCAAATTAATCCAAGTGAAAATATTATTCAACCTAATTATTCtgttataagaaaaatcaatttcaacaaccTAGGCCTAAGGTAGAATTTCCTATATTTGATGGTACAAACCCCAGATCATGGGTCCGTAAGTGTAGAAAATTCTTTATCATACATAATATGTCAGACCCTCAGATGGTGAATCTAGCTTCCATGtacctaaaagggttttaggaagaggaagaatatagtttacaactaggacacacaaagataGTGTCAGTATTCAAAGATCCCAATGGTTTGAGGTTCCCATTTTATAAGCTTTCAAagcatagttttaggtttaagctaagatatctttcGAACTAAACAaataatatccaccattagatgaatctttgaatctgatttacataacaatatatacactctggttaggatgaaccgtaactgaaccgtctacaaagacattgttcataaacGGTTAGCCTAAACTAGAtgattgaaccataagcttaatttttcataaacacttaagactttaagtttgaatcacaatcataagttataatgtgatcaatcatgtctatatagtgttcttagagatttattcaaatgctaattataacacaaaaataattttatgtgcatctgaaaatattcgacagtgCAAGTACGTGTACTCAACCTTGTTCGCGAATATAtctgtcatggtacatgtaccgggtatgtgtacccttacgAAAAATATAAGTTCCGGAACATACAGAACTTTTCCGGTatgcgtaccgggtatggataccacaccgatTCCAAAACCGACAGTTCTTTttcagtatgcatactggtttgcgTACCGTTTCGAGTTCACGAGTTCACAGTATTTTTTGTGTTATGGATACCGGGCATGCGTTCCACTAAGTTGCTGCCGAACCATAGCTACGCTGGTACttgtactgagtacatgtactATGGTTCCGAACCTATAACAGTTTTtccagtttgtgaaactggtatgcatactgtcttgtatcctgattttcagtagttctatatttctctctagatcaattcgaaatattcccaaataacatcaatgacacatatcactgttccaggctattttcgaatgataatctttaattataattttgattacaaacaataaattgtccttaactgaaattcattaagtatgaacaaatattcattaagcttagtcatatatatttcgagaactaattacgaagataaacttgactcgaaattcttgatattctTAGGATAGTCTAATTGGTTATGCAACAACGTCTCATAGATaataagatgaatataacttgagaaatatgtgtttcagtcttcacttaccttttgttgaagaagttcacCATAAGATTCGGTTGATCTTTGCCTTCAAACGGTATAACGCAATTATGACtgccgtgatgtccgtttctTAACCACACTTCTATCCtgatccgagacttaactaattgtggactagaaatcaagatatagttttgacaactaaatttgacaataagcttgagatagcaatacttgtaagttcgaccgagcaatgcactAATAACTGGAAAGCTTTCTGGAAGGTTAAACTCCCTCCAAAAGTTAAGCACTTCCTATGGAAACGCATCAATGATTGTTTGCCTCTGAGAGGTACAATCTCAAGGTATGTTCAAAATATAAACCCAAACTGCCCTTTATGTAATAGTTGTTCCGAATTTGTTACTCATCTTTTGTTACACTATTAGGTTTCTAAATCTTTATGGAATGTTGTGAACAATGATTTTATAGGACGGTTAATGGAAGCAGTCTAAAGTACTGGGTAACTAGTTTGTTTGTTAACGATAGTATAAGCAGACCATTAGGTTTAAATCTTATTTATTGTGCTGGATTCATGTTAGGGCACATTTGGAAATTGCGATGTGTCGTAGTTTTTTAGAATGTTCAGT
The nucleotide sequence above comes from Papaver somniferum cultivar HN1 chromosome 8, ASM357369v1, whole genome shotgun sequence. Encoded proteins:
- the LOC113305526 gene encoding uncharacterized protein LOC113305526, with product MGTTLLMSSTYHPQTDGKTERVNACLKSYLRCMTSYRPTKLKRQAMGVILKSTLEEAQNRIKQQADKNRTEREFQVGEWVYLRLQPYRQTSVQLRRSLKLSAKFFGLYQFTARMGKVAYKIYLPFTSKIHPVFHVSQLKPKLGEVLLPQTTLPSLDSNGYMKVTPLQVLSTRNVKKHQELLEQVLVQWAHSTAADATWEDKASIRKQFPKMILEEKNHIE